The genomic region CTGCGACGACCTCGTCATCGCCACGGGTGCCAAGACCCGCCTGATCCCCGGCACCGAGCTCAGCGAGCGGGTGGTCACCTACGAGGAGCAGATCCTCACCGACCAGCTGCCCGGCTCGATCATCATCGCCGGCTCGGGCGCCATCGGCGTCGAGTTCGCCTACGTGATGGTCAACTTCGGCGTGAAGGTCACCATCGTCGAGTTCCTCGACCGGATGGTGCCCACCGAGGACGTCGACGTGTCCAAGGAGCTGCTCAAGCAGTACAAGAAGCTCGGCGTCGACGTGATGCTCTCGACCAAGGTCGAGAAGATCGACGACTCCGGCGAGAAGGTCAAGGTCACCGTCACCAAGGACGGCCAGGAGCAGGTGCTCGAGGCCGACAAGGTGATGCAGGCCATCGGCTTCGCGCCGCGGGTCGAGGGCTTCGGCCTCGACGCCACGGGTGTCGAGCTGACCGAGCGCGGCGCGATCGCGGTCGACGCGCGCGGGCGCACCAACGTCGACGGCGTGTGGGCGATCGGTGACGTCACCGGCAAGCTGATGCTGGCCCACACCGCGGAGTCGATGGGCGTCATCGCCGCCGAGACGATCGCCGGTGCCGAGACCGTCGAGATCGACTTCGACATGATCCCGCGGGCGACCTTCTGCCAGCCCCAGATCGCCTCCTTCGGCTACTCCGAGGAGCAGGCCAAGGAGAAGGGCTACGACGTGAAGACCGCGCAGTTCCCCTTCTCGGCCAACGGCAAGGCCCGCGGCATGGCCGAGAGCGTCGGCTTCGTCAAGATCGTCGCCGACGCCGAGCACAACGAGATCATCGGCGCCCACATGATCGGCCCCGAGGTCACCGAGCTGCTGCCGGCGCTGACGCTGGCGCAGAAGTGGGACCTCACCGCCGACGAGGTCGCCCGCAACGTCTTCGCGCACCCGACCCTGTCGGAGGCGATGAAGGAGGCCGTCGAGGGGATCGCCGGCCACATGATCAACCTCTGAGACATCCAGCGACGCGCGGAAGGAACAGATGAGCGACAAGGTCGTCATCGTCGGGGGAGGCCCCGGCGGGTACGAGGCGGCGCACGTGGCCGCCCAGCTCGGGGCCGAGGTGACCATCGTCGACCGCGACGGTCTGGGCGGCTCGGCCGTGCTCACCGACTGCGTGCCGAGCAAGACCCTGATCGCGACCAGCGAGGTGATGAGCGAGGTGGCCGAGGCCGCCGAGCTCGGCATCACCTTCAACGACCCGCAGGGTGACGCCGCGACGGCGATCAAGGTCGACCTGGGCCGGGTGAACCGTCGGGTCAAGCAGCTGGCCACCGACCAGTCCAGCGACATCCGCCGCCGCCTCGAGCGCGACGGGGTCGAGCTGGTCGTGGGCCGCGGTCGCCTCGACGGCCCGGGACGGGTCGTGGTCACCGACGACGAGGGCGCCGAGTCCGTCCTCGAGGCCGACGCGGTGCTGATCGCCACCGGCGCCGCGCCGCGGGTGCTGCCCACGGCGCAGCCCGACGGGGAGCGGATCCTGACCTGGGAGCAGGTCTACGACCTCGACGAGCTGCCCACCGAGCTGATCGTGGTCGGCTCCGGCGTCACCGGCGCCGAGTTCGCCAGCGCCTACCTGGCCCTCGGCGTGCCGGTCACCCTGGTCTCCTCCCGCGACCGGGTGCTGCCCGGCGAGGACGCCGACGCCTCGCTGGTGCTGCAGGAGGTCTCCGAGCGCCGCGGCATGAAGGTGCTCTCGAAGTCGCGCATGGAGTCGGTGACCCGCGACGGCGACGTCGTCACCGTCACCCTCACTGACGGGCGCACCGTGCAGGGCTCGCACTGCATCCTGGCGCTCGGCTCGGTGCCCAACACCGCCGACCTCGGTCTCGAGGAGTCCGGGGTGGTGCTCAAGGACGGCGGCTTCGTCAACGTCGACCGGGTCTCGCGCACCTCGGCGCGCGGCGTGTACGCCGCCGGCGACTGCACCGGCGTGCTGATGCTCGCCTCGGTGGCCGCGATGCAGGGCCGGATCGCGATGTGGCACTTCCTCGGCGACACCGTGCACCCCCTCGACCTCAAGAAGGTCTCCTCCAACGTCTTCACCGCCCCCGAGATCGCCACCGTCGGCTGGTCGCAGCAGGCCGTCGACGCCGGCGAGATCCAGGCCGAGGTCGTGATGCTCCCGCTGGGCGGCAACCCCCGCGCCAAGATGCAGGGCGTGCGCGACGGCTTCGTCAAGCTCTTCTGCCGCCCCGGCACCGGCATCGTCGTCGGCGGCGTCGTGGTGGGCCCCCGCGCCAGCGAGCTGATCCACCCGGTGGCCCTCGCGGTCGCCGAGTCGATCACCGCCGACCAGCTGGCCCAGACCTTCACCGTCTACCCCTCGATGAGCGGCTCCATCGCCGAGGCCGCCCGCCGGCTGCACCGGGTCTGACGCCGCACGTGTCCTCGCGCGGAGCAGCAACCACCAGCTGGCCGGGCGTCGCCCTCATCGGGGCCGTCCTGGTCGTCCTCGTGGCGTTGGTCCCGCTGGTGCTCGCGGTCGACGACCGGGCCGACCGGCAGCGAGCGATGTACCAGGACCGCTACGAGATGGCGCTGCTGCAGTACAAGCAGGCGGACGTCCACGGCGAGCCCGAGGCGCTGGTGCTCGGGCCGGAAGAGACGGTCGAGCTCGCCGGGTCGGCGTACACCACCGCGCCCGGGGTGAGCGTCGTCGTGGAGACCTCGGAGGACGGCTACTGCGTGCGGGCCAGCAACAGCCACGGTGACGTGACCGAGTGGCGCTGCTGGGCCGACGACGAGGACCCGTCGAAGTCGACCGGCGCCCCACGGTCCTGACGAGCCTCACGCGACGCGCCGACGGCGGCGTACGGATCGTCAGGACGGCTGCAGCACCCGCTCCTCGTGGGCGTGCCGGCGCGCGGTCGGCGCGGCGCGACGGCCGGTCGCGACGAGTGCCAGCCACACCGTGAACCACAGCTCGGCGACCACCGAGGGCACCGCGACGATCGCCAGCATCAGGTCGGCGTACGCCTCGTAGTCGCTGAGCACCAGGTGCACGACGGTGTCGGTGGTGTACGCCGCTCCCGCGAGCACCAGCAGCCACGCCAGCGGGCGCGGGGCGCCGGTGGCCCGCAGCAGCAGGAGCCCGACGAGCACCAGGTGCACGCCGAAGGCCGAGAGGCCCACGACCCACAGGAAGTCGAAGGACTGCAGGGCCAGCAGCACCGAGCTGTCCGCGGCCCCGGGAGTCTCGACCAGCTCGAGGGCCACGAAGAGCGCCACCATCGACGCGCCGAGCAGCACCGTGTAGGTCAGCCGGAACCACGCCGCGAGCAGCGCCAGGTCGGGCTGGACCGCGCGCAGCAGCACGAGCAGCGCCCAGGCGATGACCACGTCGAGCAGGAAGATCGCCAGGAAGGCGGCCGCCCCCAGCCGCATGGACGTCTCGTGCTCGACGAGCGCCGCGGCCGTGGCGGGGGCGTCGCCCGGGTCGAGCACCTGGTCCAGCGCGATGAAGTTGGCGAAGATCGCCAGCACGAACAGCAGGGCGTAGGAGACCGCGGCCCAGCCGGCGGCGGTGCGCGCCGACGTGCGCGGCGCCGTGGTCGCGGCGCTCACGGGGCCACCACGATCTTGCCGCGCACGTGGCCGTCGACGAGGTGGTCGATCGCCTTGGCGGCCTCCTCCAGGGCGTAGGTGCGCTCCAGCACCGGTCGCAGCTCGCCCCGGTCGGCCATGTCGGCCAGCGTGGCGAAGTCGGCGGCCGTCTCCTTGCTGAGCAGCGAGGTCAGGCGCTGGCGGACGAAGGGGGAGAGCGCCATCGCGCCGAGCTGGCGGTGGGTGCCGCCGAGCCAGCGGTCGCCGCCCTCGCCGCCGGCGATCACGAGCGTGCCGCCGGGCGTCAGGCAGCGGCGCAGCAGCGAGAGGCGACGCAGTCCGGCGAGGTCGATGATGACGTCCCACTGCTCACCGGTGGCGTCGATCTCGTCGCGCGTGTGGTCGATGACGCGGGTCGCGCCCAGCGAGCGCACCAGGTCGGCCTTGGCGCCGCTGGCCACGCCGGTGACCTCGGCACCGCGCGCGGCCGCGACCTGCACGGCGTACGACCCGACGCCGCCGGAGGCGCCGATGACCAGCACCCGGTCGCCGGCCTCGACGCCGGCGCGGCGGACGACCTGGAGGGCGGTGGCGCCGGAGACCGGCAGGGTCGCTGCCTCCTCGAAGGAGAGGCTGGCGGGCTTGC from Nocardioides salarius harbors:
- the lpdA gene encoding dihydrolipoyl dehydrogenase codes for the protein MTHFDVLVLGAGPGGYVAAIRAAQLGKSVAVVEEKYWGGVCLNVGCIPSKALLRNAEISHLITHEKKTFGIEGDATMSFGPTHARSRKVAEASAKGVHYLMKKNKITEVDGWGTLTGTKDGKHGIDVKGADGEVTSHTCDDLVIATGAKTRLIPGTELSERVVTYEEQILTDQLPGSIIIAGSGAIGVEFAYVMVNFGVKVTIVEFLDRMVPTEDVDVSKELLKQYKKLGVDVMLSTKVEKIDDSGEKVKVTVTKDGQEQVLEADKVMQAIGFAPRVEGFGLDATGVELTERGAIAVDARGRTNVDGVWAIGDVTGKLMLAHTAESMGVIAAETIAGAETVEIDFDMIPRATFCQPQIASFGYSEEQAKEKGYDVKTAQFPFSANGKARGMAESVGFVKIVADAEHNEIIGAHMIGPEVTELLPALTLAQKWDLTADEVARNVFAHPTLSEAMKEAVEGIAGHMINL
- a CDS encoding NAD(P)H-quinone dehydrogenase, with the protein product MSDKVVIVGGGPGGYEAAHVAAQLGAEVTIVDRDGLGGSAVLTDCVPSKTLIATSEVMSEVAEAAELGITFNDPQGDAATAIKVDLGRVNRRVKQLATDQSSDIRRRLERDGVELVVGRGRLDGPGRVVVTDDEGAESVLEADAVLIATGAAPRVLPTAQPDGERILTWEQVYDLDELPTELIVVGSGVTGAEFASAYLALGVPVTLVSSRDRVLPGEDADASLVLQEVSERRGMKVLSKSRMESVTRDGDVVTVTLTDGRTVQGSHCILALGSVPNTADLGLEESGVVLKDGGFVNVDRVSRTSARGVYAAGDCTGVLMLASVAAMQGRIAMWHFLGDTVHPLDLKKVSSNVFTAPEIATVGWSQQAVDAGEIQAEVVMLPLGGNPRAKMQGVRDGFVKLFCRPGTGIVVGGVVVGPRASELIHPVALAVAESITADQLAQTFTVYPSMSGSIAEAARRLHRV
- a CDS encoding DUF4386 domain-containing protein, coding for MSAATTAPRTSARTAAGWAAVSYALLFVLAIFANFIALDQVLDPGDAPATAAALVEHETSMRLGAAAFLAIFLLDVVIAWALLVLLRAVQPDLALLAAWFRLTYTVLLGASMVALFVALELVETPGAADSSVLLALQSFDFLWVVGLSAFGVHLVLVGLLLLRATGAPRPLAWLLVLAGAAYTTDTVVHLVLSDYEAYADLMLAIVAVPSVVAELWFTVWLALVATGRRAAPTARRHAHEERVLQPS
- a CDS encoding NAD(P)-dependent alcohol dehydrogenase translates to MRAITQHRYGGTETLQLTEIEAPTPGPDEVLVRVRAAGVDRGTWHLMAGQPYAVRLAFGLRRPKFPVVGRDVAGVVDRVGADVTSFAIGDEVIGTANGSYADFAVVPVTRLARKPASLSFEEAATLPVSGATALQVVRRAGVEAGDRVLVIGASGGVGSYAVQVAAARGAEVTGVASGAKADLVRSLGATRVIDHTRDEIDATGEQWDVIIDLAGLRRLSLLRRCLTPGGTLVIAGGEGGDRWLGGTHRQLGAMALSPFVRQRLTSLLSKETAADFATLADMADRGELRPVLERTYALEEAAKAIDHLVDGHVRGKIVVAP